The segment GATCGTGCTCGGCATCCTTGCTCCTGCAGTGGTACCCGTTGTAATCCTCGGGCTCGGCGTTCTGGTAGGCCTGGTACAGGCATACGTATTTGTCCTTTTGACTGCAATGTATCTTGCCGGTGCCGTTGAAGAGGCACATTAAAACATAATTTTCCAGAAAGGAGAAGAGTTGATGAAGAAATTCACGGCAGTATTATTTCTTTCACTTGCGGTTATCTTCATTATCGCCCCGGCGGTTTTTGCTGAAGGGACAGCCGCAGGCTCATCAGCCAACATCAGTTACTATGCCATGGCTGTCCTTGGATGCGGAATTGCCATCGGACTTGCAGCCTTCGGGACAGGAATAGGACAGGGTCTCGGTCTGAGTAAGGCATGCGAGGGTGTCGCCAGGAATCCCGGTGCTTCCGGTAAAATCACGACAACCCTCATCATCGGTCTCGCCATGATCGAGTCTCTCTGTATCTACGCCCTTGTTGTAGTGCTGATTGTATTCTTCGTAAATCCCTTTAAACTTTAATCTTTCAGTGAGGCAGGGGGCATCAGGAGCCCCTGCCTCAATCCGTTATGAAGAGAGGTCTCACCAGAGAATGATTATTAAATCCATAACCGTCGGTCCCCTTGAGGTAAACACCTTTCTAATTGGAGACCCCGGCAGCAGTGAAGCCCTCCTGATCGACCCCGGAGATGAACCCGACAGGATCATTGACCTGTTACGCTCCGAGGACCTCAGGTTGAAACAGATCATATGCACCCATGCCCATTTTGATCATGTAGGCGCGATCCCCGAGATTAAGAAAGAAACCGGGGCAGCTATCCTCATACATAAGGACGAAGCGGAGATATACGGGGCGGCAAGGGACATGGCTGCATTCTGGGGTTACGACATCGATCCTCTCCCCGCACCGGACGGGTTCTTAGAGGAAGGGGACTCGGTCAGCGTCGGGGATTTGTCCTTTAAGGTGATTCACACCCCCGGCCACAGCCCGGGGGGTCTGTGCCTGTATGGGAACGGGGTAGTCATTACCGGAGATACCCTCTTTGCAGGTTCTGTGGGAAGAACCGACTTTCCGGGTGGTGATATCAACAAACTCAAGGAATCCTTCAGAAGACTGATGGAACTGCCCGATGATACGGAGGTCCTCCCCGGGCATGGCCCCAG is part of the bacterium BMS3Abin08 genome and harbors:
- the atpE gene encoding ATP synthase subunit c, which encodes MKKFTAVLFLSLAVIFIIAPAVFAEGTAAGSSANISYYAMAVLGCGIAIGLAAFGTGIGQGLGLSKACEGVARNPGASGKITTTLIIGLAMIESLCIYALVVVLIVFFVNPFKL
- a CDS encoding putative metallo-hydrolase, producing MIIKSITVGPLEVNTFLIGDPGSSEALLIDPGDEPDRIIDLLRSEDLRLKQIICTHAHFDHVGAIPEIKKETGAAILIHKDEAEIYGAARDMAAFWGYDIDPLPAPDGFLEEGDSVSVGDLSFKVIHTPGHSPGGLCLYGNGVVITGDTLFAGSVGRTDFPGGDINKLKESFRRLMELPDDTEVLPGHGPRSAIGTEKRENFFRNELD